A window from Azoarcus sp. DD4 encodes these proteins:
- a CDS encoding serine protease, whose translation MKQGVNCAQRRRLLGCLAGMLMGATLVSASSARADLMEIVPRIKHSVVAVGTYQRTRSPAFRFLGTGFVIGNGRLVATNAHVLPEALAADQLETLVVVQPSGESGQVARQATRAAVDRNHDLAILKLDDGATLPALSLGGGGNVREGQAIAFTGFPIGNALGMTPVTHRGIVAAITPIGIPQGNARDLNPALVRRLGAGSFPVYQLDATAYPGNSGSPVFDPESGDVVGVINMVFVKTTKESVLSDPSGISYAIPVEHLRALLASVQ comes from the coding sequence ATGAAGCAAGGAGTCAATTGTGCACAACGCAGGCGGCTGCTCGGTTGTCTTGCCGGCATGCTCATGGGGGCTACGCTGGTGTCGGCATCATCCGCGCGCGCGGATCTGATGGAGATCGTGCCGCGTATCAAGCATTCCGTTGTGGCGGTCGGCACCTACCAACGTACCCGCAGTCCGGCCTTCCGTTTTCTCGGCACTGGTTTCGTCATAGGTAACGGTCGGCTGGTAGCGACGAATGCGCACGTGCTGCCCGAAGCGCTGGCGGCCGACCAGCTCGAAACCCTGGTGGTCGTGCAGCCCAGTGGTGAGTCGGGGCAGGTGGCACGCCAAGCGACGCGTGCAGCAGTCGATCGCAATCACGATCTGGCAATCCTGAAACTGGACGACGGCGCAACGCTGCCGGCACTGTCGCTTGGCGGTGGCGGGAATGTCAGGGAAGGGCAGGCGATCGCCTTTACCGGGTTCCCCATCGGCAATGCGCTGGGGATGACGCCCGTCACTCACCGCGGCATCGTTGCTGCAATCACGCCTATCGGTATTCCTCAGGGCAATGCGCGTGATCTCAATCCAGCCCTGGTGCGACGACTGGGGGCAGGCTCTTTCCCCGTCTATCAGCTCGACGCAACCGCCTACCCGGGCAACAGCGGCAGCCCGGTGTTCGATCCCGAATCCGGCGATGTGGTGGGCGTCATCAACATGGTCTTCGTCAAGACCACCAAGGAGAGCGTGTTGAGCGACCCCTCGGGGATCAGCTACGCCATTCCGGTCGAACATCTGCGCGCGCTGCTTGCGAGCGTTCAGTAG
- a CDS encoding site-specific recombinase, with protein METLLARFGAAGEDDTALWTALVDMLRPPRAHQADAATERLRTLTRTLAAHPALCANLRRALERLFHDRKQVSLYVSSGLLPSTGFFSETARRLSDRLLPAVIDTSYMKDLLSAVFHRGDDEAWVSAVPDAAWEDLLRTLFAFPADDAPGAEGLPKGIAEIVEALRVLSYHVSAIGLDPELIRVDPDLEEYESPFLAQNAEVLLYLERFQTWWRAPDSPPDDDKHLTVMLDQCRDVLQRVRRKATRIGTSLTLTFKLERLRQHLDRIAALLALLTELHRSRDPRSLIPSAVGLFKQLVHAECRKNRLSDYWSQNVELLSLRMTESASRTGEHYITTTRSEYLGILRSAALGGVIIACMAALKIVLGRQGFAPLNETLSFCLNYGIGFVLIHMLGGTVATKQPAMTANAIAASIGEAQGKTRDLDALADLIARTVRSQIGAILGNVGVAIPMAIMLAVAVQAISGSPFIDATKASHLLGEVDPRSGALFFAGVAGVCLFLSGLIAAYHDNLSAYNRIPQRLLQLRWPRRLLGEARMGRVATYVENNLGALAGNFFFGFLLGGASALGVLFGLPLDIRHIAFSSAYVGYAGAAFDFSLPWQTLGFALFGVALIGAVNLVVSFTLTLYVAMRARRISFAQGRDLGRLLLKRLLTRPQDFLLPPAADRPTQTHESEGTPSNSGDPRLP; from the coding sequence ATGGAAACACTGCTCGCACGCTTCGGCGCTGCCGGAGAGGACGACACCGCACTGTGGACCGCGCTGGTCGACATGCTGCGGCCACCCCGCGCTCACCAGGCGGACGCCGCGACGGAGCGCCTGCGCACCCTCACCCGCACGCTCGCCGCGCACCCCGCCCTGTGCGCCAACCTGCGCCGCGCGCTGGAACGCCTGTTCCACGACCGCAAGCAGGTATCGCTCTATGTGTCGTCGGGCTTGCTGCCATCGACCGGCTTCTTTTCGGAAACAGCCCGCCGCCTGTCGGACCGGCTGCTCCCGGCAGTCATCGACACCAGCTACATGAAGGACCTGCTGTCGGCCGTCTTTCATCGTGGCGACGACGAGGCCTGGGTCAGCGCCGTTCCCGACGCCGCGTGGGAGGACCTGCTGCGTACGCTGTTCGCCTTCCCCGCAGACGATGCGCCCGGCGCCGAAGGCTTGCCCAAGGGCATCGCCGAAATCGTCGAAGCGCTGCGCGTGCTCTCCTACCACGTCTCCGCGATTGGCCTCGATCCAGAACTCATCCGGGTCGATCCCGACCTCGAGGAATACGAATCTCCCTTCCTCGCCCAAAACGCGGAAGTACTGCTCTACCTGGAGCGCTTCCAGACCTGGTGGCGCGCGCCCGACTCGCCGCCGGACGACGACAAGCACCTCACGGTCATGCTGGACCAGTGCCGCGACGTCCTGCAGCGCGTGCGGCGCAAGGCGACACGGATCGGCACCAGCCTCACGCTAACCTTCAAGCTTGAACGCCTGCGTCAGCACCTGGACCGCATCGCCGCACTGCTTGCCCTGCTCACCGAGCTGCACCGCAGCCGCGACCCTCGCAGCTTGATCCCTTCCGCCGTTGGCCTGTTCAAACAACTGGTGCACGCCGAGTGCCGCAAGAACCGGCTGTCCGACTACTGGAGTCAGAACGTCGAACTGCTGTCACTGCGCATGACAGAGAGCGCCAGTCGAACCGGTGAGCACTACATCACCACCACCCGCAGCGAGTATCTCGGCATCCTGCGCTCGGCGGCCCTCGGCGGGGTAATCATCGCCTGCATGGCCGCACTCAAGATCGTTCTCGGTCGCCAGGGATTTGCACCGCTCAACGAGACCCTGAGCTTCTGCCTCAACTATGGCATCGGCTTCGTACTGATCCACATGCTCGGCGGCACCGTCGCCACCAAGCAACCCGCGATGACCGCCAATGCCATCGCCGCATCGATAGGCGAGGCACAAGGCAAGACACGCGACCTCGACGCCCTTGCCGACCTCATCGCGCGCACTGTCCGCAGCCAGATCGGCGCCATCCTGGGCAACGTCGGCGTTGCCATTCCAATGGCCATCATGCTCGCCGTCGCCGTCCAGGCGATCAGCGGCAGCCCTTTCATCGACGCCACAAAAGCCAGCCACCTGCTGGGAGAAGTCGATCCGCGCAGCGGCGCCTTGTTCTTTGCGGGCGTGGCCGGCGTCTGCCTGTTCCTGTCCGGGCTGATCGCCGCCTATCACGACAATCTCTCGGCCTACAACCGTATTCCACAGCGCCTCCTGCAGTTGCGCTGGCCGCGCCGCCTACTCGGCGAAGCGCGCATGGGGCGGGTCGCCACCTACGTCGAAAACAATCTCGGGGCACTCGCCGGCAACTTCTTCTTCGGTTTCCTGCTGGGCGGCGCAAGCGCCCTCGGCGTACTCTTCGGCCTGCCGCTGGACATTCGCCATATCGCCTTTTCATCAGCCTACGTCGGCTACGCCGGCGCCGCATTCGACTTCTCCCTTCCATGGCAGACGCTCGGCTTCGCCCTGTTCGGCGTCGCGCTGATCGGGGCGGTCAATCTGGTCGTGAGCTTCACCCTCACGCTGTATGTGGCGATGCGTGCCCGCCGCATCAGTTTTGCCCAAGGCCGCGACCTTGGCCGCCTCCTGCTCAAGCGCCTGCTCACCCGACCTCAGGACTTCCTGCTGCCGCCAGCCGCAGACCGGCCAACACAGACGCACGAATCGGAAGGAACGCCGAGCAACTCGGGTGACCCTCGCCTTCCCTAA